Genomic DNA from Microbacterium sp. NC79:
CACCCCGCTCACGCAAAAGTTCACGGCCAAGAACTACGCGTACTTCGTTTTCAACGACGCCAACGGCAAAGCCTGGACACGTCGCGATGCGCAAACAACTGTCGTTGCACCGAAGGACACCTCCGGTGGCATCGTTGACGCAGATACGTTCGTCAAGCGCGGGCCATCTCAGGAACTGGTTGCCGATGTCGGCACGTCCCTCATGGTTCCGTACACATTTACCATCGCCGCGGGCACAGGAGATGTGACTAACTCGGTGATCACCGACTACATTAACCACGACGTGTTTGACATCACCGAAGAAAACCTCGCCGCCATCGCGGCATCGCTCGTCGTGCGATACGACTGGTTTGAGCCGAACACGCTGGGGTCGTGGCCGGTCACCGCACTCGACCCGAGCCACTGGGCGCTCACCTTGAATGCCGAGGGAAACCTCGAGATTCGCCTGACCGATGCCTTCGCTAACGCGTTGACTGACCTTGAGCTTGCCAACGACTTGCGTCTCGAAGTGACGCTCACGCTTCCGACCCTTCCCTTCTCGCAGAAGGGCACTGTCGACCTCGTGAACGAAGCATCGCTCGAGGGAGCGTCGTCAGACATCATCTACCACTCTTCGACCGAGACGTCGCTGACGTCATACGGCAATGAGATGGAGGTGACAAAGCAGGTTTATGACGCGAAGAATGACCGGTTCACCGATAACCTGCGCGCCACGATCGGTGAAAACGGCGACATCGAAACCGACACCTTTGTCTACCGTGTCGACCTCATTCCGCACGGGTCGTTCTCGCGCATGGTCTTGGACGTTGTTGACGCTCTTCCTGCGGGCGTGGAATTCAGCGGTTGGGTTGACCCTGCAGATCTGAACGCCGTCGACACCAGTGACGAGTACACGTTGACCGGTGCAGACCTCACGGCACGCTATGACGATGCGACCGGAACTGTGACCGTGCAGCAGGGCCGCCTCGAGGTGGGGCAAACGGCATCGCTGTATTTCGCTGTTCAGCTGGTGGAGCCGGAGTTGAATGTTCCGATCGTCAACACGATCGGTGGCACGTCCGCTGTCATCACACCGACCGACGGCTACCCGTTGAGCATCATGAAGAAGGACTCAACAGACCCGCTCGCCGTGCTGAACTCAGAGGCGGCACGTTTTGATGTGCTCGCTGCAGACCAGAGCACCGTTGTTGCGACTGATCTCCGGGTGCGTGACGGACAGCTCGTCACCGCTGATGGCAAGACGGCCGTGGTACGTGAACACGGAACCTACTGGGTGCGTGAGCAGATTGCTCCCGAAGGGTACGTGCTGAGCGAGGAGCTCACCCGTGTCGTTGTCGACGAGAACGTCGGCGCACCCATCGTTGTGGTGCTGAACGACCCGGAGGTGCCGGAGGTGCCGGAGGTGCCTGAGGTTCCTGAGGTTCCTGAGGTTCCTGAGGTTCCGGAAGTGCCGGAGGTTCCTGAGGTTCCTGAGGTTCCCGAGGTGCCTGAGGTTCCCGAGGTGCCTGAGGTTCCCGAGGTGCCTGAGGTGCCTGAGGTTCCCGAGGTTCCGGAGGCTCCGGAAGTGCCTGAGGTTCCCGAGGTTCCGGAAGTCCCTGAGGTGCCGGAAGTGCCCGAGGTGCCGGAAGTCCC
This window encodes:
- a CDS encoding LPXTG cell wall anchor domain-containing protein; amino-acid sequence: MASALAALLAVAGVAMPAHASTGTIMIYPGASAPTYGDVPIFAGEGTYSLGVGYGRMADGQVVTITVPDGITIPDDALVVPPGNEAVESLTKDVDGNLVITFIDPFPANVHQGVLDLTFVVDDVVESSVVELVWGIDGEDYRQKVYIVEPGDDPAAVQDGFDKRVDTESLPFKVVDGRIVIADEVLTKELTYTVTVTSASARTVVLNDVLDAELAYVENSLSGTKLVRDADGLVVETGDVTDLPAISGTTFTHTFNAEANSKYDFTYRARIANADALDAIRERLQQEYDRVFANPDGGSYAVALGNNAAIGEETRRAVTAFVGHAKGDERPEIGSAFGKSVDVTHVEDPSVADKNTAQTGELLAPIAVTYTLSADLTQWRDFTETRHALTRNVVIRDELPSYSRWLDTDADFVTVTDVDGNKLPFERVEGVTGDVEAEMMADAYVGTYFVDGQNLYLNIGRDVEQTYKVAAKAHIVDLVGAQSGDTPLTQKFTAKNYAYFVFNDANGKAWTRRDAQTTVVAPKDTSGGIVDADTFVKRGPSQELVADVGTSLMVPYTFTIAAGTGDVTNSVITDYINHDVFDITEENLAAIAASLVVRYDWFEPNTLGSWPVTALDPSHWALTLNAEGNLEIRLTDAFANALTDLELANDLRLEVTLTLPTLPFSQKGTVDLVNEASLEGASSDIIYHSSTETSLTSYGNEMEVTKQVYDAKNDRFTDNLRATIGENGDIETDTFVYRVDLIPHGSFSRMVLDVVDALPAGVEFSGWVDPADLNAVDTSDEYTLTGADLTARYDDATGTVTVQQGRLEVGQTASLYFAVQLVEPELNVPIVNTIGGTSAVITPTDGYPLSIMKKDSTDPLAVLNSEAARFDVLAADQSTVVATDLRVRDGQLVTADGKTAVVREHGTYWVREQIAPEGYVLSEELTRVVVDENVGAPIVVVLNDPEVPEVPEVPEVPEVPEVPEVPEVPEVPEVPEVPEVPEVPEVPEVPEVPEVPEVPEVPEAPEVPEVPEVPEVPEVPEVPEVPEVPEVPEVPGTPEKAAPELPITGSAAPVALVAGGLALLLAGGAFAVLRRRPEGTAD